The genomic interval ATCTATCCCATACCCGACGGTAAGGCGCCGGCGCTATGCTTGGCGTTTCGCGCTTCAAATGTCTGGGCTGAATTTTTTTATGCATTACGAAAAAGATATTTTAGGAGAACTTTTTGATTCCCCGGTGAAAGTAAAATCATTAAAGCTTTTTTTGCGCAACCCCAACGAGGCTTTTTCCATTAAGGACGGAGCCCGAAGGTTGCGGGTCGCATCAAGCGAACTTGCGCGTCAAATCAAGAAGTTTCTGGCCATTGATCTTATACGAACCCGTACGATACGGACGACAAAAAAAATCAAGCGGCGCGTCCGCATCAAGAAAGAAACGATATATCATATCAACCCACACTTTGCGTTTTTCAATGAATTGCGCAGCCTCGTGCTTAAATCGTCGCCGACCGCATGGGATAAAAAGATCGATGCCATAAAGAAGCTTGGCAGAGTTAAACTCGCAGTCATCGCGGGCCATTTGCTGAACGATGAAAAGGCGAGGCTCGACGTACTTGTCGTTGGCGATGCGTTGCATGCCAAATCCGTTGCATCATTTATGCGAGGTCTGGAGGCGGATGTCGGGAAGGAACTCCGTTACGCAGTGCTTCTTGCGCAGGAATTCATTTATCGGTACGGCATGTATGATAACTTCCTGCGCGATATTTTCGAGCGCCCGCATAAAAAACTCATCAATAAGATGAAAAATATCGTGGGTGACTAACGCGCGCGTAGCTCAGCTGGTTAGAGCGCTGCATTCACATTGCAGAGGTCCCCGGTTCAAGTCCAGGCGCGCGCACATTGCAGGGGGCGAAAAGCAAATGTCTTTGCTTTTCGCGGGGTGGAATACAGAAGTCTTTTATTCCACGGGCAAGTACGATGTTTCTGAAAAATGAGGACTTGCCTAGGAGGCTTCAATGTTTTTAATCGTATAAAAGCCGCCCAGGACTACAGGTTCGAATCCTGTACCGCCCACCAGAAACCGAAATACGCTCCTTGCGGGCGTGTTTTAATTTATCGTCTATGATAAGCTTTGCCCATGTCCCATCTCAACGTGGAAATAAAGGCAAGATGTTCCGATTCGGAAAGGATCAGACAGATACTCATTTCAAAGAATGCGGATTTTCATGGCAAGGACCATCAAATAGATATGTATTTCAATGTCCAGCGTGGACGGTTAAAACTACGTGAAGGGGACATAGAGAATTACCTCATTTACTATGAAAGAAAGGACAAGGAAGGCCCGAAAGAATCTCACGTAACGCTTTTTCCGACGACCCCAAGGACATCACTGAAAGAGATTTTGGAGAAAAGCCTTGGAGTACTTGTTGTGGTAGATAAAAAGAGGGAGATCTATTTTATAGAAAATGTGAAATTCCACATTGATGAAGTTGCAGAGCTTGGCGCTTTCGTAGAGATAGAAGCGATCGACAAGGATGGCTCTATCGAAAAAGAAAAACTACAGGAGCAATGCCAGCTTTATATGCAGTTATTCGGTATTAGCGACACTGACCTCGTTTCTGTCTCCTACAGCGACCTTCTTTTGAAGAAGTGACGGGATTTTGTTCGTTTTTATTTGATCATGACTAATTTAGTCATGATTAAAACTTAGTTTTTACAGGAAGAGACCTGAGAGGCCCAAGAGGCTCCTCTTCCTATTTTCCGGTAAATCCGTATACTGTATGAGGTAATGTATGCCGTTGTAGTCTAGGCCTTTTCCGCCTTTCTATCGGAAATTGAAAAGGCCGTAATCCCGGCGTACTCACCGGGGCCTAGCTGATTCAGCTGAGCATGCATTAAAAAATTACATGCCGTTGTAGTCCAGGTTTTCTCCTCTTGTATACCAGATTTGGAGAAAACCGTGATCCCGAGCGTAGCGAGGGCCTCAGCGAAAGCTGAGCCTCCAAAATCAATATGCCGTTGTAGCAAGGCGCCGCTCGCTGTGTTCTATCAACTTAGTAACGGCGCCGAAGTGCCGCGTACTCGCGGCCTCAGCGAAAGCTGAGCCTCCAAAATCAATATGCCGTTGTAGCTCAGCTGGTAGAGCAACTCCATGGTAATGGCTCGGTGACGTGAGAATGGATAATTACCTTTTAGTCATTATCTTTCCTCATTTACAGCACCGCTCTAAAACTGGAGATGACCTTCCAAATGGGTTAGAATAGCGAGTGGAAAAGAGATTTTCAAAATTGAAAATATGCCGTTGTAGCTCAGCTGGTAGAGCAACTCCATGGTGAGACATTTTGTCTTCTTGCCCATCAGATCGGAAACTTTCTGATGAATCCCGAATTACGGTTAAAGACCCACGCCGGGTTCAGACCGTGGCGTTTAAGAACGCCCGAACGACTGACAAGGGAGGCTTCTTCTCCGAAAGGAGAATGCTTAAGATACAGTCTAATCTCCTCGTATAGGGCAATATAGAGGTTAAGGAGGAGTGTGAATGAAGGAGTAGGTCGTCGGTTCAATTCCGACCAACGGCTCAAAGAAAAGATACTGCAGCAGTTTTGTTGCAGTATTTTTTATGGAGATTAAGTTCCTCGTTAATCGCTTCTGCGACTATGCGACACATTTTCGCGGTAACTCACCGGCGACGATCAAGCGATACCATTTCGTGGCCAACACGTTCATAAAGATGATGGGCGTGGAGGAAATAGAGCAAGTGAACAAAGACAACATCCGGGAGTTCTTCTTTAGGGGTAGGACAGAGCGCAATTGGAAGAGTAGCACCTTTATCAGCTGTCATAACACCCTTAAAGTATTCTTCGAGTGGTGCATTAAAGAAGGAAGAATGCGCGGACCCAACCCTACCGACGATACAGAACAACCAAAGTTAGAAAGGCGGTTACCATTGAAGCTGTCAAAACAAGACTCCATGCGATTGCTAGAGGTAGTCTACAACTATCCGCATGTATCCAAATTCACGCGCTATCGCAACCAGGCGATATTCGCGACATACATATTTGCCGGTCTACGCAAAAAGGAACTCTTGAAATTGACCTACACAGATGTAGATCTTGAAAACATGTCTATATTTGTCCGCCAGGGTAAGGGAGCCAAGGACCGGGTAGTTCCCATCTGTACGCGGCTTGCCGACATACTGCTACAGTACCTAGTAGAGCGGAAACGCCTACGCAAGACTTGTCCGGAGTTCTTTACCTCATTAACCTTCAATAGCGGATTTACGGACCATGGCTTAAAGCATCTGGTGGAGCAGACGCGAAAGATTTCCAAGATAGATTTTGGCATCCATAAACTTCGCCATACCTTTGCCACGCTCATGCTGGAAGGTGG from bacterium carries:
- a CDS encoding class IV adenylate cyclase, which translates into the protein MSHLNVEIKARCSDSERIRQILISKNADFHGKDHQIDMYFNVQRGRLKLREGDIENYLIYYERKDKEGPKESHVTLFPTTPRTSLKEILEKSLGVLVVVDKKREIYFIENVKFHIDEVAELGAFVEIEAIDKDGSIEKEKLQEQCQLYMQLFGISDTDLVSVSYSDLLLKK
- a CDS encoding tyrosine-type recombinase/integrase; amino-acid sequence: MEIKFLVNRFCDYATHFRGNSPATIKRYHFVANTFIKMMGVEEIEQVNKDNIREFFFRGRTERNWKSSTFISCHNTLKVFFEWCIKEGRMRGPNPTDDTEQPKLERRLPLKLSKQDSMRLLEVVYNYPHVSKFTRYRNQAIFATYIFAGLRKKELLKLTYTDVDLENMSIFVRQGKGAKDRVVPICTRLADILLQYLVERKRLRKTCPEFFTSLTFNSGFTDHGLKHLVEQTRKISKIDFGIHKLRHTFATLMLEGGCDIYSLSKMMGHSDIKTTTIYLAANIEHLRGQITKHPLNS